A single genomic interval of Aedes aegypti strain LVP_AGWG chromosome 1, AaegL5.0 Primary Assembly, whole genome shotgun sequence harbors:
- the LOC5574971 gene encoding histone deacetylase 4 isoform X4, translating into MHVLKIEMARDSTMGRDRVLAVPSTGIALETPSTSQLTAGPPDINQQILELRKEQELQKQKLWHAFQEKNKELELQHRQQLEHKFQVVSELRDQRLAEEAAQQRERREREAMKRKEKQDFSANASSEVKQKLQTFLIQKKQAAASNGMNSPSFYRNLGVVKSSSGESIPAGAVVASSHPYKIPPPPPSSMAKYDSDFPLRKTASESNLLKIRIKQRVIEKRAMTGPLAAARRQERLQQAAQRRMQQKQAQLSGSGAGQPPTHPHLSTLAAQHPANCAAGTPDSGPNSPPALGSRGSPSNAPIQEENEDPQYGPGGRSSINDLSLFSSPSMPNISLGRPHLADAHSTNHLVLSPQSMVPLRPHQMVAAGQPPPMSHHPPPFGHPSMLDQLTEQQLQAAAAAAAVASGLSINPTHLGGIHAGVPPVYGHPITDAQVAQARLHKQGHRPLGRTQSAPLPLGHPMLTGTGSGVVNIGQTHYENSDAERQAYEQHLLMKQKIRQTALSRANCVREPQLKEEVESGEVIDLTDKKQPPKTTVITSNSVIKSTSHTTLLRDPAESLQQQQHVEFLQAQALMRHSMQIGMLEDAYNRSLLRPLSRTSSSPLVHLGTPASSNHPVAHSDTGQDDIPPPVNLTIQNRSRSMLSYTNEGLASSGPLQLTTSSSASAIPIRLVQQNGKPTTGLAFDSLMLKHTCVCGDNAAHPEHSGRLQSIWARLMETGLAARCDKLRSRKATQEELQSVHSEAHSLLFGTNQINRQKVDASGVSFVRLGCGGVGVDLDTTWNEHHTAAAARMAAGCVIDLCYKAAKGEIRNGFAVVRPPGHHAEPNAAMGFCFFNSIAIAAKLLRQRLSSEIQRVLVVDWDVHHGNGTQQVFYDDPSVLYLSIHRHDDGNFFPGTGGPTECGAGPGLGFNVNIAWSGGLNPPLGDAEYLAAFRTIVMPIARDFQPDIVLVSAGFDAAFGHPAPLGGYMVSPACFGYLTRELMKLADGKVILALEGGYDLAAICDSAQECVRALLGDDLAPIAATELSRPPCQTAVETLQKTIAIQMTHWPCVKRLAHTVSFSAMQAVSGATGPDREESDTVTAMAGLSMQPPNRTSDISREDSEEPMDQDESK; encoded by the exons AAATGGCACGCGACTCGACAATGGGACGCGATCGGGTACTGGCAGTACCCAGTACCGGCATTGCGTTGGAAACCCCCTCTACATCACAACTGACGGCTGGACCGCCCGACATCAATCAACAGATATTGGag CTTCGCAAAGAGCAGGAACTCCAGAAGCAGAAGCTGTGGCACGCCTTCCAGGAGAAGAACAAGGAGCTGGAGCTGCAGCACCGCCAACAGCTGGAACACAAGTTTCAGGTAGTTTCC GAACTCCGCGATCAGCGCCTGGCGGAGGAAGCCGCCCAGCAGCGGGAACGGCGCGAGCGCGAAGCGATGAAGCGCAAGGAGAAGCAGGACTTCAGCGCCAACGCCAGCTCCGAGGTGAAACAGAAGCTGCAG ACGTTTCTCATCCAGAAGAAGCAAGCGGCCGCCTCCAACGGCATGAACTCACCCTCGTTCTATCggaattt GGGTGTCGTCAAATCCTCCTCAGGGGAGTCGATCCCGGCCGGTGCTGTGGTGGCCAGTTCGCACCCGTACAAGATTCCACCGCCGCCGCCCTCGTCCATGGCCAAGTACGACTCGGACTTTCCACTGCGGAAAACAG CCTCCGAGTCCAATCTGCTGAAGATTCGCATCAAGCAACGGGTAATCGAGAAACGTGCCATGACCGGACCTCTAGCAGCCGCTCGCCGCCAGGAACGCCTCCAGCAAGCCGCCCAACGACGGATGCAGCAGAAGCAAGCTCAACTGTCGGGCAGCGGCGCAGGGCAACCGCCAACCCATCCGCACCTCTCGACGCTGGCCGCCCAACATCCCGCAA ATTGCGCTGCTGGAACGCCTGACTCTGGCCCGAATTCACCGCCTGCCCTGGGAAGCCGGGGTTCGCCTTCGAATGCACCCATCCAGGAAGAGAACGAAGATCCACAGTACGGCCCTGGCGGTCGATCTAGCATCAACGATTTATCACTGTTCAGCTCACCCTCGATGCCGAACATTTCGCTCGGTAGGCCCCACCTGGCCGATGCGCACTCTACCAATCATCTTGTGCTTTCCCCACAGTCTATGGTACCGCTGAGACCTCATCAGATGGTGGCCGCCGGTCAGCCACCTCCAATGTCCCATCACCCGCCACCGTTCGGACACCCGTCCATGTTGGACCAACTGACGGAGCAGCAACTGCAGGCAGCTGCTGCGGCGGCCGCAGTTGCCAGTGGTCTATCGATAAACCCCACCCATCTGGGAGGGATTCACGCTGGCGTTCCTCCGGTCTACGGCCATCCCATTACCGATGCCCAGGTGGCACAGGCACGACTGCACAAACAAGGTCATCGGCCGCTCGGTCGAACACAATCCGCACCTCTTCCCCTCGGTCATCCCATGCTGACTGGCACCGGCAGTGGCGTCGTCAACATCGGTCAAACTCATTACGAGAACAGTGAT GCCGAACGCCAAGCGTACGAGCAGCACCTACTCATGAAGCAAAAAATCCGTCAGACGGCGCTCAGCCGAGCCAACTGCGTCCGGGAGCCGCAACTCAAGGAAGAGGTCGAATCTGGTGAGGTGATCGATCTCACCGACAAGAAGCAACCTCCGAAAACCACGGTCATAACCTCAAACAGTGTCATCAAGAGCACCTCCCATACCACGCTGCTGCGAGATCCGGCGGAAAGCttacagcagcagcagcacgtTGAGTTCCTACAGGCCCAAGCCCTGATGCGGCATTCGATGCAGATCGGCATGCTGGAAGATGCCTACAATCGGTCTTTGTTGCGACCTCTTTCACGAACCTCATCGTCTCCGCTGGTCCACTTGGGAACGCCGGCGAGTAGTAATCACCCGGTAGCGCACTCCGACACCGGTCAAGATGACATTCCACCACCCGTGAACCTCACCATCCAGAACCGGAGCCGCTCGATGCTCAGCTATACCAACGAGGGGCTCGCCAGCTCCGGTCCACTCCAGTTAACCACCTCTTCCTCGGCGTCGGCCATCCCCATTCGGTTAGTGCAACAGAACGGGAAGCCTACCACAGGTCTTGCTTTTGACAGCCTCATGCTGAAGCATACCTGCGTCTGCGGGGACAATGCTGCCCATCCCGAACACAGCGGGAGACTCCAGAGCATTTGGGCTCGATTGATGGAGACGGGCTTGGCGGCGAGGTGTGATAAACTTCGCTCCCGTAAGGCCACTCAGGAAGAGTTGCAATCCGTACACTCAGAAGCGCATTCCCTCCTCTTCGGTACCAATCAAATCAACCGGCAAAAGGTGGATGCCAGTGGGGTTAGCTTTGTCCGCTTGGGTTGTGGTGGCGTTGGAGTCGACCTGGACACCACTTGGAACGAGCACCACACGGCAGCCGCTGCGCGAATGGCCGCTGGCTGTGTCATAGACCTCTGCTACAAGGCTGCGAAAGGTGAAATTCGGAACGGGTTTGCCGTGGTTCGACCTCCGGGTCACCACGCGGAACCGAACGCTGCCATGGGATTCTGCTTCTTCAACTCGATAGCCATCGCGGCCAAGCTGCTCCGGCAGCGGCTGTCGTCGGAAATCCAACGGGTATTGGTGGTCGATTGGGACGTCCACCACGGCAACGGAACGCAGCAGGTATTCTACGACGATCCGAGCGTACTGTACCTGTCCATCCACCGACATGACGACGGAAACTTCTTCCCCGGCACGGGCGGTCCGACCGAGTGCGGTGCCGGTCCGGGATTGGGTTTCAACGTGAACATTGCCTGGTCCGGTGGGCTGAATCCGCCCCTCGGGGACGCGGAGTATTTGGCCGCCTTCCGAACGATCGTGATGCCAATCGCGCGGGACTTCCAGCCGGATATCGTGCTGGTGTCGGCAGGATTTGACGCCGCGTTCGGACACCCGGCCCCCCTCGGAGGCTACATGGTGTCGCCGGCGTGCTTCGGGTACCTGACGCGGGAACTGATGAAGCTGGCCGATGGGAAG GTCATCTTGGCACTGGAAGGCGGTTACGATCTGGCGGCGATTTGCGACTCCGCCCAGGAGTGTGTGCGAGCTTTGTTGGGAGATGATTTGGCGCCGATTGCGGCAACGGAACTATCCCGGCCGCCGTGTCAGACGGCGGTGGAGACGCTACAGAAGACTATTGCCATCCAGATGACGCACTGGCCGTGTGTAAAACGGCTAGCGCATACTGTGAGTTTTTCGGCGATGCAGGCTGTGAGTGGAGCGACCGGTCCGGACCGAGAGGAATCCGACACGGTGACGGCGATGGCCGGGCTGTCGATGCAGCCGCCCAATAG
- the LOC5574971 gene encoding histone deacetylase 4 isoform X1, producing MEDSRGNYTNRNEMARDSTMGRDRVLAVPSTGIALETPSTSQLTAGPPDINQQILELRKEQELQKQKLWHAFQEKNKELELQHRQQLEHKFQVVSELRDQRLAEEAAQQRERREREAMKRKEKQDFSANASSEVKQKLQTFLIQKKQAAASNGMNSPSFYRNLGVVKSSSGESIPAGAVVASSHPYKIPPPPPSSMAKYDSDFPLRKTASESNLLKIRIKQRVIEKRAMTGPLAAARRQERLQQAAQRRMQQKQAQLSGSGAGQPPTHPHLSTLAAQHPANCAAGTPDSGPNSPPALGSRGSPSNAPIQEENEDPQYGPGGRSSINDLSLFSSPSMPNISLGRPHLADAHSTNHLVLSPQSMVPLRPHQMVAAGQPPPMSHHPPPFGHPSMLDQLTEQQLQAAAAAAAVASGLSINPTHLGGIHAGVPPVYGHPITDAQVAQARLHKQGHRPLGRTQSAPLPLGHPMLTGTGSGVVNIGQTHYENSDAERQAYEQHLLMKQKIRQTALSRANCVREPQLKEEVESGEVIDLTDKKQPPKTTVITSNSVIKSTSHTTLLRDPAESLQQQQHVEFLQAQALMRHSMQIGMLEDAYNRSLLRPLSRTSSSPLVHLGTPASSNHPVAHSDTGQDDIPPPVNLTIQNRSRSMLSYTNEGLASSGPLQLTTSSSASAIPIRLVQQNGKPTTGLAFDSLMLKHTCVCGDNAAHPEHSGRLQSIWARLMETGLAARCDKLRSRKATQEELQSVHSEAHSLLFGTNQINRQKVDASGVSFVRLGCGGVGVDLDTTWNEHHTAAAARMAAGCVIDLCYKAAKGEIRNGFAVVRPPGHHAEPNAAMGFCFFNSIAIAAKLLRQRLSSEIQRVLVVDWDVHHGNGTQQVFYDDPSVLYLSIHRHDDGNFFPGTGGPTECGAGPGLGFNVNIAWSGGLNPPLGDAEYLAAFRTIVMPIARDFQPDIVLVSAGFDAAFGHPAPLGGYMVSPACFGYLTRELMKLADGKVILALEGGYDLAAICDSAQECVRALLGDDLAPIAATELSRPPCQTAVETLQKTIAIQMTHWPCVKRLAHTVSFSAMQAVSGATGPDREESDTVTAMAGLSMQPPNRTSDISREDSEEPMDQDESK from the exons AAATGGCACGCGACTCGACAATGGGACGCGATCGGGTACTGGCAGTACCCAGTACCGGCATTGCGTTGGAAACCCCCTCTACATCACAACTGACGGCTGGACCGCCCGACATCAATCAACAGATATTGGag CTTCGCAAAGAGCAGGAACTCCAGAAGCAGAAGCTGTGGCACGCCTTCCAGGAGAAGAACAAGGAGCTGGAGCTGCAGCACCGCCAACAGCTGGAACACAAGTTTCAGGTAGTTTCC GAACTCCGCGATCAGCGCCTGGCGGAGGAAGCCGCCCAGCAGCGGGAACGGCGCGAGCGCGAAGCGATGAAGCGCAAGGAGAAGCAGGACTTCAGCGCCAACGCCAGCTCCGAGGTGAAACAGAAGCTGCAG ACGTTTCTCATCCAGAAGAAGCAAGCGGCCGCCTCCAACGGCATGAACTCACCCTCGTTCTATCggaattt GGGTGTCGTCAAATCCTCCTCAGGGGAGTCGATCCCGGCCGGTGCTGTGGTGGCCAGTTCGCACCCGTACAAGATTCCACCGCCGCCGCCCTCGTCCATGGCCAAGTACGACTCGGACTTTCCACTGCGGAAAACAG CCTCCGAGTCCAATCTGCTGAAGATTCGCATCAAGCAACGGGTAATCGAGAAACGTGCCATGACCGGACCTCTAGCAGCCGCTCGCCGCCAGGAACGCCTCCAGCAAGCCGCCCAACGACGGATGCAGCAGAAGCAAGCTCAACTGTCGGGCAGCGGCGCAGGGCAACCGCCAACCCATCCGCACCTCTCGACGCTGGCCGCCCAACATCCCGCAA ATTGCGCTGCTGGAACGCCTGACTCTGGCCCGAATTCACCGCCTGCCCTGGGAAGCCGGGGTTCGCCTTCGAATGCACCCATCCAGGAAGAGAACGAAGATCCACAGTACGGCCCTGGCGGTCGATCTAGCATCAACGATTTATCACTGTTCAGCTCACCCTCGATGCCGAACATTTCGCTCGGTAGGCCCCACCTGGCCGATGCGCACTCTACCAATCATCTTGTGCTTTCCCCACAGTCTATGGTACCGCTGAGACCTCATCAGATGGTGGCCGCCGGTCAGCCACCTCCAATGTCCCATCACCCGCCACCGTTCGGACACCCGTCCATGTTGGACCAACTGACGGAGCAGCAACTGCAGGCAGCTGCTGCGGCGGCCGCAGTTGCCAGTGGTCTATCGATAAACCCCACCCATCTGGGAGGGATTCACGCTGGCGTTCCTCCGGTCTACGGCCATCCCATTACCGATGCCCAGGTGGCACAGGCACGACTGCACAAACAAGGTCATCGGCCGCTCGGTCGAACACAATCCGCACCTCTTCCCCTCGGTCATCCCATGCTGACTGGCACCGGCAGTGGCGTCGTCAACATCGGTCAAACTCATTACGAGAACAGTGAT GCCGAACGCCAAGCGTACGAGCAGCACCTACTCATGAAGCAAAAAATCCGTCAGACGGCGCTCAGCCGAGCCAACTGCGTCCGGGAGCCGCAACTCAAGGAAGAGGTCGAATCTGGTGAGGTGATCGATCTCACCGACAAGAAGCAACCTCCGAAAACCACGGTCATAACCTCAAACAGTGTCATCAAGAGCACCTCCCATACCACGCTGCTGCGAGATCCGGCGGAAAGCttacagcagcagcagcacgtTGAGTTCCTACAGGCCCAAGCCCTGATGCGGCATTCGATGCAGATCGGCATGCTGGAAGATGCCTACAATCGGTCTTTGTTGCGACCTCTTTCACGAACCTCATCGTCTCCGCTGGTCCACTTGGGAACGCCGGCGAGTAGTAATCACCCGGTAGCGCACTCCGACACCGGTCAAGATGACATTCCACCACCCGTGAACCTCACCATCCAGAACCGGAGCCGCTCGATGCTCAGCTATACCAACGAGGGGCTCGCCAGCTCCGGTCCACTCCAGTTAACCACCTCTTCCTCGGCGTCGGCCATCCCCATTCGGTTAGTGCAACAGAACGGGAAGCCTACCACAGGTCTTGCTTTTGACAGCCTCATGCTGAAGCATACCTGCGTCTGCGGGGACAATGCTGCCCATCCCGAACACAGCGGGAGACTCCAGAGCATTTGGGCTCGATTGATGGAGACGGGCTTGGCGGCGAGGTGTGATAAACTTCGCTCCCGTAAGGCCACTCAGGAAGAGTTGCAATCCGTACACTCAGAAGCGCATTCCCTCCTCTTCGGTACCAATCAAATCAACCGGCAAAAGGTGGATGCCAGTGGGGTTAGCTTTGTCCGCTTGGGTTGTGGTGGCGTTGGAGTCGACCTGGACACCACTTGGAACGAGCACCACACGGCAGCCGCTGCGCGAATGGCCGCTGGCTGTGTCATAGACCTCTGCTACAAGGCTGCGAAAGGTGAAATTCGGAACGGGTTTGCCGTGGTTCGACCTCCGGGTCACCACGCGGAACCGAACGCTGCCATGGGATTCTGCTTCTTCAACTCGATAGCCATCGCGGCCAAGCTGCTCCGGCAGCGGCTGTCGTCGGAAATCCAACGGGTATTGGTGGTCGATTGGGACGTCCACCACGGCAACGGAACGCAGCAGGTATTCTACGACGATCCGAGCGTACTGTACCTGTCCATCCACCGACATGACGACGGAAACTTCTTCCCCGGCACGGGCGGTCCGACCGAGTGCGGTGCCGGTCCGGGATTGGGTTTCAACGTGAACATTGCCTGGTCCGGTGGGCTGAATCCGCCCCTCGGGGACGCGGAGTATTTGGCCGCCTTCCGAACGATCGTGATGCCAATCGCGCGGGACTTCCAGCCGGATATCGTGCTGGTGTCGGCAGGATTTGACGCCGCGTTCGGACACCCGGCCCCCCTCGGAGGCTACATGGTGTCGCCGGCGTGCTTCGGGTACCTGACGCGGGAACTGATGAAGCTGGCCGATGGGAAG GTCATCTTGGCACTGGAAGGCGGTTACGATCTGGCGGCGATTTGCGACTCCGCCCAGGAGTGTGTGCGAGCTTTGTTGGGAGATGATTTGGCGCCGATTGCGGCAACGGAACTATCCCGGCCGCCGTGTCAGACGGCGGTGGAGACGCTACAGAAGACTATTGCCATCCAGATGACGCACTGGCCGTGTGTAAAACGGCTAGCGCATACTGTGAGTTTTTCGGCGATGCAGGCTGTGAGTGGAGCGACCGGTCCGGACCGAGAGGAATCCGACACGGTGACGGCGATGGCCGGGCTGTCGATGCAGCCGCCCAATAG
- the LOC5574971 gene encoding histone deacetylase 4 isoform X3, which translates to MEDSRGNYTNRNEMARDSTMGRDRVLAVPSTGIALETPSTSQLTAGPPDINQQILELRKEQELQKQKLWHAFQEKNKELELQHRQQLEHKFQVVSRLAEEAAQQRERREREAMKRKEKQDFSANASSEVKQKLQTFLIQKKQAAASNGMNSPSFYRNLGVVKSSSGESIPAGAVVASSHPYKIPPPPPSSMAKYDSDFPLRKTASESNLLKIRIKQRVIEKRAMTGPLAAARRQERLQQAAQRRMQQKQAQLSGSGAGQPPTHPHLSTLAAQHPANCAAGTPDSGPNSPPALGSRGSPSNAPIQEENEDPQYGPGGRSSINDLSLFSSPSMPNISLGRPHLADAHSTNHLVLSPQSMVPLRPHQMVAAGQPPPMSHHPPPFGHPSMLDQLTEQQLQAAAAAAAVASGLSINPTHLGGIHAGVPPVYGHPITDAQVAQARLHKQGHRPLGRTQSAPLPLGHPMLTGTGSGVVNIGQTHYENSDAERQAYEQHLLMKQKIRQTALSRANCVREPQLKEEVESGEVIDLTDKKQPPKTTVITSNSVIKSTSHTTLLRDPAESLQQQQHVEFLQAQALMRHSMQIGMLEDAYNRSLLRPLSRTSSSPLVHLGTPASSNHPVAHSDTGQDDIPPPVNLTIQNRSRSMLSYTNEGLASSGPLQLTTSSSASAIPIRLVQQNGKPTTGLAFDSLMLKHTCVCGDNAAHPEHSGRLQSIWARLMETGLAARCDKLRSRKATQEELQSVHSEAHSLLFGTNQINRQKVDASGVSFVRLGCGGVGVDLDTTWNEHHTAAAARMAAGCVIDLCYKAAKGEIRNGFAVVRPPGHHAEPNAAMGFCFFNSIAIAAKLLRQRLSSEIQRVLVVDWDVHHGNGTQQVFYDDPSVLYLSIHRHDDGNFFPGTGGPTECGAGPGLGFNVNIAWSGGLNPPLGDAEYLAAFRTIVMPIARDFQPDIVLVSAGFDAAFGHPAPLGGYMVSPACFGYLTRELMKLADGKVILALEGGYDLAAICDSAQECVRALLGDDLAPIAATELSRPPCQTAVETLQKTIAIQMTHWPCVKRLAHTVSFSAMQAVSGATGPDREESDTVTAMAGLSMQPPNRTSDISREDSEEPMDQDESK; encoded by the exons AAATGGCACGCGACTCGACAATGGGACGCGATCGGGTACTGGCAGTACCCAGTACCGGCATTGCGTTGGAAACCCCCTCTACATCACAACTGACGGCTGGACCGCCCGACATCAATCAACAGATATTGGag CTTCGCAAAGAGCAGGAACTCCAGAAGCAGAAGCTGTGGCACGCCTTCCAGGAGAAGAACAAGGAGCTGGAGCTGCAGCACCGCCAACAGCTGGAACACAAGTTTCAGGTAGTTTCC CGCCTGGCGGAGGAAGCCGCCCAGCAGCGGGAACGGCGCGAGCGCGAAGCGATGAAGCGCAAGGAGAAGCAGGACTTCAGCGCCAACGCCAGCTCCGAGGTGAAACAGAAGCTGCAG ACGTTTCTCATCCAGAAGAAGCAAGCGGCCGCCTCCAACGGCATGAACTCACCCTCGTTCTATCggaattt GGGTGTCGTCAAATCCTCCTCAGGGGAGTCGATCCCGGCCGGTGCTGTGGTGGCCAGTTCGCACCCGTACAAGATTCCACCGCCGCCGCCCTCGTCCATGGCCAAGTACGACTCGGACTTTCCACTGCGGAAAACAG CCTCCGAGTCCAATCTGCTGAAGATTCGCATCAAGCAACGGGTAATCGAGAAACGTGCCATGACCGGACCTCTAGCAGCCGCTCGCCGCCAGGAACGCCTCCAGCAAGCCGCCCAACGACGGATGCAGCAGAAGCAAGCTCAACTGTCGGGCAGCGGCGCAGGGCAACCGCCAACCCATCCGCACCTCTCGACGCTGGCCGCCCAACATCCCGCAA ATTGCGCTGCTGGAACGCCTGACTCTGGCCCGAATTCACCGCCTGCCCTGGGAAGCCGGGGTTCGCCTTCGAATGCACCCATCCAGGAAGAGAACGAAGATCCACAGTACGGCCCTGGCGGTCGATCTAGCATCAACGATTTATCACTGTTCAGCTCACCCTCGATGCCGAACATTTCGCTCGGTAGGCCCCACCTGGCCGATGCGCACTCTACCAATCATCTTGTGCTTTCCCCACAGTCTATGGTACCGCTGAGACCTCATCAGATGGTGGCCGCCGGTCAGCCACCTCCAATGTCCCATCACCCGCCACCGTTCGGACACCCGTCCATGTTGGACCAACTGACGGAGCAGCAACTGCAGGCAGCTGCTGCGGCGGCCGCAGTTGCCAGTGGTCTATCGATAAACCCCACCCATCTGGGAGGGATTCACGCTGGCGTTCCTCCGGTCTACGGCCATCCCATTACCGATGCCCAGGTGGCACAGGCACGACTGCACAAACAAGGTCATCGGCCGCTCGGTCGAACACAATCCGCACCTCTTCCCCTCGGTCATCCCATGCTGACTGGCACCGGCAGTGGCGTCGTCAACATCGGTCAAACTCATTACGAGAACAGTGAT GCCGAACGCCAAGCGTACGAGCAGCACCTACTCATGAAGCAAAAAATCCGTCAGACGGCGCTCAGCCGAGCCAACTGCGTCCGGGAGCCGCAACTCAAGGAAGAGGTCGAATCTGGTGAGGTGATCGATCTCACCGACAAGAAGCAACCTCCGAAAACCACGGTCATAACCTCAAACAGTGTCATCAAGAGCACCTCCCATACCACGCTGCTGCGAGATCCGGCGGAAAGCttacagcagcagcagcacgtTGAGTTCCTACAGGCCCAAGCCCTGATGCGGCATTCGATGCAGATCGGCATGCTGGAAGATGCCTACAATCGGTCTTTGTTGCGACCTCTTTCACGAACCTCATCGTCTCCGCTGGTCCACTTGGGAACGCCGGCGAGTAGTAATCACCCGGTAGCGCACTCCGACACCGGTCAAGATGACATTCCACCACCCGTGAACCTCACCATCCAGAACCGGAGCCGCTCGATGCTCAGCTATACCAACGAGGGGCTCGCCAGCTCCGGTCCACTCCAGTTAACCACCTCTTCCTCGGCGTCGGCCATCCCCATTCGGTTAGTGCAACAGAACGGGAAGCCTACCACAGGTCTTGCTTTTGACAGCCTCATGCTGAAGCATACCTGCGTCTGCGGGGACAATGCTGCCCATCCCGAACACAGCGGGAGACTCCAGAGCATTTGGGCTCGATTGATGGAGACGGGCTTGGCGGCGAGGTGTGATAAACTTCGCTCCCGTAAGGCCACTCAGGAAGAGTTGCAATCCGTACACTCAGAAGCGCATTCCCTCCTCTTCGGTACCAATCAAATCAACCGGCAAAAGGTGGATGCCAGTGGGGTTAGCTTTGTCCGCTTGGGTTGTGGTGGCGTTGGAGTCGACCTGGACACCACTTGGAACGAGCACCACACGGCAGCCGCTGCGCGAATGGCCGCTGGCTGTGTCATAGACCTCTGCTACAAGGCTGCGAAAGGTGAAATTCGGAACGGGTTTGCCGTGGTTCGACCTCCGGGTCACCACGCGGAACCGAACGCTGCCATGGGATTCTGCTTCTTCAACTCGATAGCCATCGCGGCCAAGCTGCTCCGGCAGCGGCTGTCGTCGGAAATCCAACGGGTATTGGTGGTCGATTGGGACGTCCACCACGGCAACGGAACGCAGCAGGTATTCTACGACGATCCGAGCGTACTGTACCTGTCCATCCACCGACATGACGACGGAAACTTCTTCCCCGGCACGGGCGGTCCGACCGAGTGCGGTGCCGGTCCGGGATTGGGTTTCAACGTGAACATTGCCTGGTCCGGTGGGCTGAATCCGCCCCTCGGGGACGCGGAGTATTTGGCCGCCTTCCGAACGATCGTGATGCCAATCGCGCGGGACTTCCAGCCGGATATCGTGCTGGTGTCGGCAGGATTTGACGCCGCGTTCGGACACCCGGCCCCCCTCGGAGGCTACATGGTGTCGCCGGCGTGCTTCGGGTACCTGACGCGGGAACTGATGAAGCTGGCCGATGGGAAG GTCATCTTGGCACTGGAAGGCGGTTACGATCTGGCGGCGATTTGCGACTCCGCCCAGGAGTGTGTGCGAGCTTTGTTGGGAGATGATTTGGCGCCGATTGCGGCAACGGAACTATCCCGGCCGCCGTGTCAGACGGCGGTGGAGACGCTACAGAAGACTATTGCCATCCAGATGACGCACTGGCCGTGTGTAAAACGGCTAGCGCATACTGTGAGTTTTTCGGCGATGCAGGCTGTGAGTGGAGCGACCGGTCCGGACCGAGAGGAATCCGACACGGTGACGGCGATGGCCGGGCTGTCGATGCAGCCGCCCAATAG